One part of the Tolypothrix sp. NIES-4075 genome encodes these proteins:
- a CDS encoding serine/threonine-protein kinase has protein sequence MKIGSSNVHCINPDCQRPYPQLWGQKFCNSCGAPLQLLDRYVPLQRLGSGGFAQIYTVWDEKTQTEKVLKVLVENSPKALELFTQEAAVLSSLRHPGVPKVDEDGNFQINLFNPQPRQLPCLVMEKIDGLTLEEILEQYPQGCPEKLVLSWLTQAVEILQELHKRQILHRDIKPSNLMLRTFPATTLLNKGGGGESRLVLIDFGGAKQFNEKILRSQSGSTRLFSSGYSPPEQIIGGNVGPATDFYALGRTMIELLTGKYPPQLEDPQTGELRWRGGINLNPELADLLSEMVQEDVRSRPVSSTIILKRLAKISQPSPKPDFFAKIMQAIRQAIAGGMEALSKTTLFIIQTIFRVFGACLMTLWTMVLTCIGAGVGTIAGYILAYHTILGDRVGSLVSSRLLGLVPNTNHFFGSEILLFAAAGLGTAWGLTAAGGFSQQRRFFVASVMGIIGYGFSWLMLQLITPQDGIEASAISILIAVFLLTLGLGLRSHQIVYAAIASGGTAIVFALLINFGFSPTAFLFHSTPNKWSLLLTILFFSLAGLFVSFWLAVSHYLIVPGLRFFGWR, from the coding sequence TTGAAGATAGGTAGCTCAAACGTTCACTGCATAAATCCTGACTGTCAACGTCCTTATCCCCAGCTTTGGGGACAAAAGTTTTGTAATAGCTGTGGGGCACCGCTACAGCTATTAGATCGATATGTCCCTCTTCAGCGTTTGGGTTCTGGAGGATTTGCCCAGATTTATACGGTTTGGGATGAAAAAACCCAAACAGAGAAAGTGCTGAAAGTGTTGGTAGAGAATTCACCCAAAGCACTAGAGTTGTTTACTCAAGAAGCTGCTGTATTAAGTAGTTTGCGACATCCTGGTGTTCCTAAAGTTGATGAGGATGGGAATTTTCAAATAAATTTGTTCAATCCACAACCACGTCAACTACCTTGTTTGGTGATGGAAAAAATTGATGGGTTGACTTTAGAGGAAATTCTCGAACAGTATCCTCAAGGATGTCCAGAAAAATTGGTGTTAAGCTGGCTTACCCAAGCGGTGGAGATTTTACAGGAGTTGCACAAACGCCAAATTCTTCACCGCGATATTAAACCGAGTAATTTAATGCTGCGGACTTTTCCAGCTACGACACTTTTAAATAAGGGGGGAGGTGGAGAAAGTCGTTTGGTGCTGATTGACTTTGGTGGGGCGAAGCAATTTAATGAGAAAATACTTCGTTCTCAATCTGGTTCAACGAGGTTATTTTCTTCTGGTTACAGTCCACCAGAACAAATTATTGGGGGTAATGTCGGACCTGCTACTGATTTTTATGCCCTCGGTCGGACGATGATAGAATTACTTACGGGTAAGTATCCGCCACAGTTGGAAGATCCGCAAACTGGGGAGTTGCGCTGGCGTGGTGGAATTAATCTCAACCCGGAATTAGCAGATTTGCTTTCTGAGATGGTACAGGAAGATGTACGATCGCGTCCGGTGTCTTCGACGATAATTTTAAAACGTTTGGCGAAAATTTCTCAACCATCTCCAAAACCAGACTTTTTCGCCAAAATTATGCAAGCTATCCGGCAAGCGATCGCCGGCGGAATGGAAGCATTAAGTAAAACTACTCTTTTCATCATCCAGACGATATTTAGAGTCTTCGGTGCTTGTCTGATGACTCTTTGGACAATGGTTTTAACCTGCATCGGTGCTGGTGTAGGTACGATTGCCGGTTATATTTTGGCGTATCACACAATTTTAGGCGATCGCGTTGGCTCACTGGTGTCTTCTCGGCTACTTGGATTAGTACCAAATACTAACCATTTTTTCGGTTCAGAAATTCTTTTATTTGCTGCCGCTGGTTTGGGAACCGCATGGGGATTAACGGCTGCCGGGGGTTTTAGTCAACAGCGGCGGTTTTTTGTCGCCTCGGTGATGGGTATAATCGGCTACGGATTTAGCTGGTTAATGTTGCAATTAATTACACCCCAAGATGGAATCGAAGCTTCAGCAATCTCGATTTTGATAGCTGTTTTTCTTCTCACCCTTGGTTTGGGGCTACGCAGCCATCAAATAGTTTACGCGGCGATCGCTTCAGGAGGTACAGCGATCGTCTTTGCGCTTTTGATCAATTTCGGATTTTCACCCACTGCATTTCTCTTTCACAGTACACCCAACAAGTGGAGTTTACTGCTGACTATTCTCTTTTTTAGTCTCGCCGGCTTGTTTGTCAGCTTCTGGTTAGCGGTAAGTCACTACCTCATCGTACCGGGATTGCGCTTTTTCGGCTGGCGTTGA
- a CDS encoding tetratricopeptide repeat protein has product MSTTNSSEDAVPSREEVYKTLLRSLRLKKGFGIVFVQCSPAEAISLIREVEEDLPQKRIGVLKLTEAIDNLYDLVANRSDCHDLNILFIQGLEKSLEPYIKPGYGGEGEYYNLNTVPKILSHLNQRREGFRDNFSNICFVLILPLFAIKFFIRRAPDFFDWSSGVFEFPDKQEFIEQSYGKLIQEEFSQYFNLTPEERTKKVLEFETLLKTEQLSPDRKARILFEQGNLFIGGQDMISAIASYDEVVKIKPDFHQAWYNRGTAVFNLGRFEEAVASYDEVVKIKPDDHHAWNFRGLLLSDLGRFEEAVASFEEAVKIKPDKYKAWYNRGLLLSDLGRFEEAVASYDEVVKIKPDDHEAWYMRGIALRNLGRFEEAVASYDEVVKFKPDDHEAWDMRGLLLSNLGRFEEAVASYDEVVKFKPDDHQAWYMRGIALDDLGRFEEAVASYDEVVKIKSDYHQAWNFRGYALRNLGRFEEAVASFEEAVKIKSDYHQAWYIRGLLLSSLGRVEEAVASFEEVVKIKSDYHEAWYMRGIALRHLGRVEEAVASYDEVVKIKSDYHEAWYNRGVALRHLGQFEKAVASYDEAVKIKSDYHEAWDNRGYALYKQGKLPDAIKSYDQAIEIKSDYANAWYNRASAYGDLGDVDKAIENLQTAINLDAKYREMAKTDADFDRIRHDTRFQALLIKNMNLSHAEAQSRRE; this is encoded by the coding sequence ATGAGTACCACTAATTCGTCTGAAGATGCTGTACCTTCAAGGGAAGAAGTCTACAAAACCCTTTTGCGATCGCTACGGCTAAAAAAAGGGTTTGGGATTGTGTTTGTGCAATGTTCCCCCGCAGAAGCTATTAGTTTGATTCGGGAAGTGGAGGAAGACTTACCACAAAAACGAATTGGTGTTTTGAAGTTAACTGAGGCAATTGATAATTTATACGATTTGGTGGCAAATCGTTCCGATTGTCATGATTTAAATATTCTGTTTATTCAAGGTTTGGAAAAGTCTCTTGAGCCTTATATTAAACCGGGATATGGTGGTGAGGGAGAATATTATAACCTGAATACTGTTCCCAAAATTCTCAGTCACTTAAATCAGAGACGAGAAGGTTTTCGAGACAACTTTAGTAATATTTGCTTTGTTCTGATTTTACCGTTGTTTGCCATTAAATTCTTTATTCGTCGCGCTCCAGATTTTTTCGATTGGAGTTCGGGAGTATTTGAGTTTCCCGACAAGCAGGAATTTATAGAACAATCCTATGGAAAGTTAATACAAGAAGAATTTTCTCAATATTTCAATCTTACCCCCGAAGAACGGACTAAAAAAGTTTTAGAGTTTGAGACGCTTCTAAAAACTGAGCAGCTTTCCCCAGATAGAAAAGCAAGAATTTTGTTTGAGCAGGGAAATTTATTTATTGGTGGGCAAGATATGATAAGCGCGATCGCATCTTACGATGAAGTTGTGAAAATTAAACCTGATTTCCACCAAGCTTGGTACAACCGGGGTACTGCGGTCTTTAATTTGGGACGGTTTGAAGAAGCTGTTGCATCTTACGATGAAGTTGTGAAAATTAAACCTGATGACCACCATGCTTGGAACTTCCGGGGTCTTCTGCTCTCTGATTTGGGACGGTTTGAAGAAGCTGTTGCATCTTTTGAAGAAGCTGTGAAAATTAAGCCTGATAAATACAAAGCTTGGTACAACCGGGGTCTTCTGCTCTCTGATTTGGGACGGTTTGAAGAAGCTGTTGCATCTTACGATGAAGTTGTAAAAATTAAACCTGATGACCACGAAGCTTGGTACATGCGGGGTATTGCGCTGCGTAATTTGGGACGGTTTGAAGAAGCTGTTGCATCTTACGATGAAGTTGTGAAATTTAAACCTGATGACCACGAAGCTTGGGATATGCGAGGTCTTCTACTTTCTAATTTGGGACGGTTTGAAGAAGCTGTTGCATCTTACGATGAAGTTGTGAAATTTAAACCTGATGATCACCAAGCTTGGTACATGCGGGGTATTGCGCTGGATGATTTGGGACGGTTTGAAGAAGCTGTTGCATCTTACGATGAAGTTGTGAAAATAAAGAGTGATTACCACCAAGCTTGGAACTTTCGGGGTTATGCGCTGCGTAATTTGGGACGGTTTGAAGAAGCTGTTGCATCTTTTGAAGAAGCTGTGAAAATAAAGAGTGATTACCACCAAGCTTGGTACATCCGAGGTCTTTTGCTGAGTAGTTTGGGACGCGTTGAAGAAGCTGTTGCATCTTTTGAAGAAGTTGTAAAAATAAAGAGTGATTACCACGAAGCTTGGTACATGCGGGGTATTGCGCTGCGTCATTTGGGACGGGTTGAAGAAGCTGTTGCATCTTACGATGAAGTTGTAAAAATAAAGAGTGATTACCACGAAGCTTGGTACAACCGGGGTGTTGCGCTGCGTCATTTGGGACAGTTTGAAAAAGCTGTTGCATCTTACGATGAAGCTGTGAAAATAAAGAGTGATTACCACGAAGCTTGGGATAATCGCGGATATGCTTTATATAAACAGGGAAAATTGCCAGACGCAATTAAATCTTACGACCAAGCAATAGAAATAAAATCTGACTATGCAAATGCTTGGTACAATCGCGCTTCTGCTTATGGTGATTTAGGTGATGTTGATAAAGCGATAGAAAACCTGCAAACCGCGATTAATTTAGACGCTAAATATCGAGAAATGGCGAAAACCGACGCTGATTTTGATCGCATCCGTCATGATACGCGGTTTCAGGCGTTGCTGATTAAGAATATGAATTTGTCTCACGCAGAGGCACAGAGTCGCAGAGAGTAA
- a CDS encoding hemerythrin domain-containing protein: protein MVATLDDTKRSAIATKLADMKALQELLIQNEQLFLKETNDSEISKRFQDMLNDDQKNMGILETVIVQYGVHGEPKDTIKQMVEKIGQLMQGSELSLYEKVFQHELLKHQQVMSGLTIHKAAQKVGADVMLAIGPLNTINFENRAHQEQLKGVLEILGVRELTGQEADQGIWSRVQDAMAAFSGVVGSVVTQNSDKQDMNIQDLIRLDHNKVNTLFTELLASNDPQKIQEYFGQIYKDLSAHAEAEEEVVYPRVRPFYGQNDTQELYDEQAEMKKMLDEIKAIDPSSSQFKDKIKQLMDAVGDHIRQEESTMFAAIRNNLSSQESEQLSTEFKAAKSKVAEKMAK from the coding sequence ATGGTAGCGACTTTAGATGATACCAAGCGCTCTGCGATCGCCACGAAATTGGCAGACATGAAAGCACTACAAGAATTGTTGATTCAAAATGAGCAATTGTTTTTGAAAGAAACCAATGATTCGGAAATCAGCAAGCGTTTCCAAGACATGCTCAACGATGACCAAAAAAACATGGGCATTTTGGAAACTGTAATCGTTCAGTATGGGGTACATGGCGAACCCAAAGACACCATTAAACAAATGGTTGAAAAGATTGGTCAATTAATGCAAGGCTCAGAATTGAGCTTGTATGAAAAAGTATTTCAGCATGAATTGCTGAAGCACCAACAAGTAATGTCTGGCTTGACCATTCACAAAGCTGCTCAAAAAGTTGGTGCTGACGTGATGCTAGCGATCGGACCCTTGAATACAATTAACTTCGAGAACCGCGCTCATCAAGAACAACTCAAAGGTGTTCTCGAAATTTTGGGTGTCCGCGAGCTCACCGGACAAGAGGCAGACCAAGGTATTTGGTCACGAGTTCAAGACGCTATGGCAGCATTCAGCGGTGTTGTGGGTAGTGTTGTTACCCAAAACAGCGACAAGCAAGATATGAACATCCAGGATCTTATCCGCCTGGATCACAACAAGGTTAATACGCTCTTCACCGAATTGCTAGCAAGCAACGATCCTCAAAAGATCCAAGAATACTTCGGTCAAATCTACAAGGATCTATCAGCTCACGCTGAAGCCGAAGAAGAAGTCGTTTACCCAAGAGTACGTCCTTTCTACGGTCAAAACGACACCCAAGAGTTGTATGACGAGCAAGCTGAAATGAAGAAGATGCTAGATGAAATCAAAGCTATCGATCCATCTTCATCTCAATTCAAAGACAAAATCAAGCAGTTGATGGATGCTGTTGGCGACCACATTCGTCAAGAAGAAAGCACAATGTTTGCTGCAATTCGCAACAACTTGAGCAGTCAAGAAAGCGAACAATTGTCTACAGAATTCAAAGCTGCTAAGAGCAAAGTTGCAGAGAAAATGGCTAAGTAG
- a CDS encoding LmeA family phospholipid-binding protein, which yields MPDSPGLGEQALNKAAEIGLSSQLDQVENLDVDIKTDPLKLVQGQVDEVTIEGEGLVMQKDLRMEELEMHMNSVAINPLSVAFGKVELTQPTQASTRVVLTEADINRAFNSEYVRSQLQNQKIHVNGQLMTIEPQHVDFHLLETGKVALNAKILLKESLKQVAFTATPRISANGQSVSLENVEYGDSEEISKELTKALVEQTSEILNLSNFDLEGMSLRVKQLKVEPGKLTLQAEAYVEQIPSG from the coding sequence ATGCCAGACAGTCCTGGACTGGGAGAGCAGGCACTAAATAAAGCCGCAGAAATAGGTTTATCTAGCCAATTAGATCAAGTAGAAAATTTAGATGTAGATATCAAAACCGATCCGCTCAAACTAGTTCAGGGACAAGTGGATGAAGTCACGATTGAGGGCGAAGGTTTGGTAATGCAAAAAGACCTCCGAATGGAGGAATTAGAAATGCATATGAATAGCGTTGCCATCAATCCTCTAAGTGTTGCTTTTGGCAAAGTTGAACTGACCCAACCGACTCAAGCCAGTACGCGAGTTGTATTAACTGAAGCTGATATCAATCGCGCTTTCAATTCGGAATATGTGCGATCGCAACTCCAAAATCAGAAAATACACGTTAATGGGCAATTGATGACCATTGAACCTCAACATGTAGATTTTCACCTACTAGAAACGGGCAAGGTGGCATTAAATGCTAAAATATTGTTAAAAGAAAGTCTAAAGCAAGTTGCTTTTACAGCAACACCCAGAATTAGTGCTAACGGGCAAAGTGTTTCTCTCGAAAATGTCGAATACGGCGACAGTGAGGAAATATCAAAAGAATTAACCAAAGCTTTGGTAGAACAAACCAGCGAAATTTTGAATTTGAGTAACTTCGATTTAGAAGGAATGAGTCTGCGAGTAAAGCAACTAAAAGTAGAACCAGGTAAATTAACGCTGCAAGCTGAAGCTTACGTTGAGCAAATTCCCTCCGGTTAA
- a CDS encoding M20 family metallopeptidase gives MLTRIKDLAIKLAPRLIEIRRHIHSHPELSGQEYQTAAFVAGVLSSSGVHVQEGIGKTGVIGELQGTGNDNRLLAIRTDMDALPIQERTNLEYASRQKGIMHACGHDVHTTVGLGTAMVLSQVAEELPGKIRFLFQPAEEIAQGANWMVADGAMKDVSAVLSVHVFPSIPAGSIGVRYGALTAAADDLEIIIMGESGHGARPHEAIDAIWIASQVITTLQQAISRTQNPLRPVVLSIGKINGGRAPNIIADQVQLLGTVRSLHPETRANLPKWIEQIVANVCNSYGARYQVNYRQGVPSVQNDYALTQLLQSSAEEAWTSDRIQVLPEPSLGAEDFSVYLEHAPGSMFRLGVGYKDRTINHPLHHPQFEVDESAIITGVVTMAYSAYKYWMHD, from the coding sequence ATGCTTACCCGTATTAAAGACTTAGCAATAAAACTAGCGCCTCGTTTAATTGAAATTCGTCGCCATATTCACTCTCACCCAGAACTCAGCGGTCAGGAATACCAAACAGCAGCTTTTGTTGCTGGTGTTTTGTCTTCTAGTGGTGTTCATGTGCAAGAGGGTATTGGTAAAACTGGTGTGATTGGAGAACTGCAAGGAACTGGTAACGATAATCGTTTATTGGCAATTCGCACTGATATGGACGCTTTGCCAATCCAAGAACGTACTAATTTGGAATATGCCTCTCGTCAAAAAGGTATAATGCACGCTTGCGGTCATGATGTCCACACTACAGTGGGTTTGGGAACGGCAATGGTATTGTCGCAAGTAGCAGAGGAGTTGCCTGGTAAAATACGATTTTTATTTCAGCCAGCAGAAGAAATTGCTCAAGGTGCAAACTGGATGGTAGCAGATGGGGCGATGAAAGATGTCTCGGCTGTATTAAGCGTTCATGTTTTCCCTTCGATACCCGCAGGTTCAATTGGTGTGCGTTATGGGGCGTTGACGGCGGCGGCTGACGATCTAGAGATTATTATTATGGGTGAATCTGGACATGGCGCTCGTCCCCATGAGGCAATTGATGCAATCTGGATTGCTTCGCAAGTAATTACTACACTACAACAAGCGATTAGCCGGACGCAGAATCCGTTGCGTCCTGTAGTGTTGAGTATAGGTAAGATTAATGGTGGTAGAGCGCCGAATATAATTGCAGATCAAGTGCAGTTGTTGGGAACCGTGCGATCGCTTCATCCGGAAACTCGTGCTAATCTACCAAAATGGATTGAACAAATCGTCGCTAATGTTTGCAATTCATACGGCGCACGTTATCAAGTAAATTATCGCCAAGGTGTGCCCAGCGTGCAAAATGATTATGCTTTAACACAGTTATTGCAATCATCTGCTGAAGAAGCATGGACGAGCGATCGCATTCAAGTATTACCCGAACCCTCTCTAGGTGCTGAAGATTTTTCTGTTTATTTAGAACATGCCCCTGGTTCGATGTTTCGCTTGGGTGTAGGCTACAAAGATAGAACTATTAATCACCCATTGCACCATCCCCAATTTGAAGTTGATGAATCTGCCATTATCACCGGAGTTGTAACTATGGCATATAGCGCTTATAAATATTGGATGCACGATTAA
- a CDS encoding pentapeptide repeat-containing protein, translating into MKLNIVATVVLLACLGFTEQAKAFNQQDVDNLKATGSCPRCDLSSADLTQANLAGANLREANLKGATLSGANLKNADLTSANLEGAVMNSTILYGASMTGTNLKSASLENADLSFAGLISANLEAANFKGAKLQFTNFRGAYFRLTTLQQGTVTSDKPYGWSLQEGTEDPKKKPRESKKK; encoded by the coding sequence ATTAAGCTCAATATTGTCGCTACCGTTGTGTTATTAGCTTGTTTAGGGTTTACAGAGCAAGCCAAAGCATTTAACCAGCAAGACGTGGATAACTTGAAAGCAACAGGGTCTTGTCCACGGTGCGACTTGAGTAGTGCTGACTTAACTCAAGCTAATCTAGCTGGAGCAAATTTACGAGAAGCTAACTTAAAAGGTGCGACTTTATCTGGCGCTAATCTCAAGAATGCGGATTTAACAAGTGCAAATCTCGAAGGTGCAGTAATGAATTCTACCATTCTGTATGGTGCTTCCATGACGGGTACTAATTTGAAATCAGCATCGCTGGAAAATGCCGATTTGAGTTTTGCGGGTTTGATCAGCGCCAATTTGGAAGCGGCTAACTTCAAAGGTGCTAAATTGCAGTTTACCAATTTCCGGGGGGCATACTTCCGACTGACAACTTTGCAACAAGGCACCGTCACATCTGACAAACCCTATGGGTGGTCATTGCAAGAAGGCACAGAAGACCCGAAAAAGAAACCACGGGAATCTAAAAAGAAATAG
- a CDS encoding peptide ligase PGM1-related protein, protein MVTLNISESDQADRFRDLQLTLRDRWKTIELFDNSDADILVIPSLSIDQRELQKIEGCEHYEERLLFSLMRLRNPRTRLIYVTSMPLHPSVIDYYLQLLPGIPFSHARNRLLLLSTYDSSLKPLSQKILERPRLLDRIRQALRLEKSFMICYNSASWEGELSLKLGVPLYAAAPNLQIWGSKSGSREIFAESKVPLPDGSALVWNETDLAEAAVDLWERQPSLQRMVVKLNEGISGEGNALLDLRPIAELAPPESSHPERVAAISDRLSSLRFQAKKETWENFSGRISELGAIVEAFVEGEIKRSPSVQGRITPNGEVEILSTHDQILGGPDGQIYLGCRFPADDAYRLQLQQLGIQVGKKLAEKGALERFGVDFIAVDKGNNQWDIQAIEINLRKGGTTHPFMTLKLLTNGRYDLSTGLFYSQHGRPKYYMATDNLQKDRYRGLLPNDLMDIIAHHRLHFDSGTEIGTVFHLMGCLSQFGKLGLTCIGDSPQQAEEIYNKVVKVLDEETRNNKSDFSSFSDYDFATTWDGYSF, encoded by the coding sequence ATGGTAACGCTGAATATTTCTGAGTCAGATCAAGCCGATCGCTTTCGGGATCTGCAATTAACTTTACGCGATCGCTGGAAAACTATCGAGCTATTTGACAATAGTGATGCTGATATTTTAGTTATTCCCTCTCTCAGTATCGATCAACGCGAACTTCAGAAAATCGAAGGTTGCGAACATTATGAAGAACGATTGCTATTTTCTTTGATGCGCTTGCGGAATCCCCGCACCAGGCTAATCTATGTAACATCAATGCCGCTGCATCCCAGTGTTATTGATTATTATTTACAATTATTGCCGGGAATTCCCTTTTCACATGCTCGCAATCGCTTGTTACTACTTTCTACTTACGATTCTTCTCTCAAACCTCTCAGCCAAAAGATTTTAGAACGTCCCCGTTTGCTAGATCGAATTCGCCAAGCTTTAAGGCTGGAAAAATCATTCATGATATGCTATAATTCCGCATCATGGGAAGGCGAATTATCTCTAAAGTTAGGTGTACCCCTGTACGCAGCCGCACCTAATTTGCAGATTTGGGGAAGTAAAAGCGGTAGTCGGGAAATCTTTGCGGAAAGTAAAGTTCCGCTTCCCGATGGTAGCGCTCTTGTTTGGAATGAAACAGATTTGGCAGAAGCGGCAGTGGATTTGTGGGAACGTCAGCCAAGTTTACAAAGAATGGTGGTGAAACTTAATGAAGGTATTTCCGGAGAAGGAAATGCGTTATTAGATTTAAGACCGATCGCCGAATTAGCACCACCAGAAAGTTCTCATCCCGAAAGGGTAGCAGCAATAAGCGATCGCTTATCAAGTTTGCGCTTTCAGGCGAAAAAAGAAACTTGGGAGAACTTTTCTGGGAGAATCAGCGAGTTAGGAGCGATTGTTGAAGCATTTGTGGAAGGAGAAATTAAGCGATCGCCTAGCGTGCAAGGACGCATCACACCCAACGGTGAAGTAGAAATTCTCTCAACCCACGACCAAATTCTCGGAGGTCCAGACGGTCAAATTTATCTTGGTTGTCGATTTCCCGCTGACGACGCTTATCGGCTGCAATTGCAACAATTGGGGATACAAGTTGGCAAAAAGCTGGCGGAAAAAGGTGCATTAGAGAGATTTGGTGTAGATTTTATCGCCGTTGATAAAGGAAATAATCAGTGGGATATTCAGGCGATCGAAATCAACTTGCGTAAAGGTGGCACTACCCACCCCTTCATGACCTTAAAGTTATTAACCAACGGACGCTATGACCTCTCCACAGGATTATTTTACAGCCAACACGGACGACCGAAATACTACATGGCTACCGACAATTTGCAAAAAGACCGCTATCGAGGATTGTTACCCAACGATTTGATGGATATCATCGCCCATCACAGACTGCACTTTGATAGCGGAACCGAGATAGGCACAGTATTTCATTTAATGGGATGTCTTTCTCAATTTGGCAAATTGGGATTAACCTGTATCGGAGATTCTCCCCAACAAGCCGAAGAAATTTATAACAAAGTCGTCAAAGTCTTAGACGAAGAAACCCGCAACAACAAAAGCGATTTTTCCTCATTCTCAGATTACGACTTCGCCACCACCTGGGATGGGTATAGTTTTTAG